In Miscanthus floridulus cultivar M001 chromosome 8, ASM1932011v1, whole genome shotgun sequence, the sequence ATGCACAATCCTCCTCCTTTGAGTGCCCTGTCTGCAAGGGCGAGGTGTTAAAAGGGGATATCACTCCGATATACGGAAGAGGcggtgaagaagaagggggctcCACTGCCAACCCTGACTTGCCGCCCAGGCCGCAAGCACACAGAAGGGAGAGCCTGAGGCGGCAGCTGCAAATGGCGGGAACGGAGGGGAACGCAAGAGAAATGGCAAGGGTACTGAGGCAGATGTTTCAAAACCAGAACCAGGGTTGGGATGCAACCCCAGCGGGAGTCGAGACGACTTCGGTTCCTGCAGCCCGGCAAAGGGCTGGCGCTCGGAGATAGCAAAGGCAGGATAACCATGCTGCACAGGTGGTTCTTGTAGCTCCTCAGCAGTCATCGTCTGTGGAACGGCTATCAACTTCTAGCACTGCAGCTGCTGTAGTGGGCGAGCCTGGGCCAAGTAGTCGGTTAAGAAGGCCTTCGGAGTCTCCAGCcataagaaggacaaggaggaggCCACAGTAGGTACCAGAGTGTTGTCACTCCCTTCAAAAGAACCTAGAGACCATGCCCCGGTGTTAGTTATTACCCATGATTAGCTCCATAACATGTTCTGTATAATCGGAGTATATTTTCTGATTTAGCCTATGTGTCTGGTATGATATGTCATTATAACTTCCCTGATGTGGTTATTCCTGagttttcaacatagttattgTTCAAAATTGCAAGCAAGTACTATTAGCAAACTATTCTTGCGAAAAAACAATTATTGAGTCTGCTTGGGGGTATCTCTGCTTCTGCTCCAATTGCTAGTGTCATTGTGACTGAGCAGCACAAAAGTAGTGATACCAGAATCATGTTGCCTTGTTATGCCACTGGGTATTTGTACTCAAAATTGCCACTCAGTAGCACAGGGAATTTATTGTGACTGTGTGGTACTGTGGTCAACCGTATCATTCCTCGTTCTGCAAAAGTTGCCTTGTTATGCCACTGGGTATTAGTACACAAAACTTATACAGATGTGATACTGCAAAATACGAGCACTCCTTTTTGCATTTTGTCGCAGCAGTTAGGTATTTTTCTTTTTGGCATTCTATAACTGGATAGCACACAACTaggttctctcatatataattcACAGAACCGGTGTATGTTTACTTCAAAGGCTCAAAAAGAGAAGGGACCCTTAGTTTTAGCACAATCTTTCATGCAACATTCACCTATAATCAGACCAAAATAGATTTATATGGCAAATGAAGACAATCAAATCAGTGGGGTATTTTCCATTTACATGTCATTCGCCGACCTGAACATTCAGAAAGATTACATCACACATCCTCATGATAACACTGACGACATTCTTTGTGGCCTACTAGCTGTTCACATTCTTTGTTGACGCAATGAGCTCAACAGCAAATTATTTGGAATGGTTGGCCAAGTTCACATCATTGGTGAAATTGCTTTGTGTTTGTTTTGATTCCATTCACTACCCTTCCATATGGAGAATTCGAGCATGTTTGATTTGTGTATAGGCAAAAGGCACATGGAGTTCTGTGTTCAGTTCTGCAACCAGAGAATAGCACTTGTTTATTCAGCTTTATTCTGGCAAAGCATGTGCAGACTGCAGAGGTATGCTTCTACTGCTTTCTCATTTGTATAGCTAGTAGCCTAGCACCTTAAAAGTGTTGCAGGAGCAAGGTCTGCAAACACTGTTACCAGTAGCAGCACAATGACATATTCAGGATGTGTAGCATGTCTTGTGGCATGATAAAAGACAATGGCTTCCTTTTTTGTTTGAGCGACTGTATTCCATCTTTTGTACTTGAAATGAATGCAGCATTGGATGACAAATATGATACCAGTATTAAGTTGAATCAGTTGATATACCTTCCGCATGAGAAAAATGGAACATTTTCAAAATTTGGAATATGCACAAGTTTCGTATACCTTGCAGTTCTAAAACTGTTCAGGATGTATCTCTTCAATTGATTTGTTCAGATATTGGGATTACTGTGCAAAAAATGATCGCCAGAAGACATGTGCTGCAACATGTTGTCCACAAGTTCTCTAATgatttttgcatgacaaaatcCAGCAGTGGTTTTCCTTGAAAGCACCAACACACATAGAGCATTAGATCTTGAACTGTTCAATCAGTCTAAGAAGGCTATATGTCTCAGCGTCAGGCATTGCCCCTCTCAAAATCATTGTCCTCAACAAATCTGGCTCATAAACTTTTGCCTTCACATAAGCTTTCAGGAGAGTGTTATACACAAAGGAATTCCGAGAATATTTTGATTCATTCAGTTCACTGTATAGTCTCTTTGCATTTTCCAAGTCTCCAATTTCTGCAAAGTTCTCAAGCAACAGATGTGTGGTCTCCAACCACGGTGTTGAACTCCTCACCTTTTTAGTGACAACTTCCTTCTTTCCCATATCTATTGTGTTCAAAGCTTCTTTAACAAGACCCGATTTCAAGCAACCCAATGCTAAGTGGCGATAAGTAATAGCATTAGGCTGGCATCCGTTTGTTCTCATTTCCTTGAATATAGATGATGATCCACAGCACCGTGCCTACAGTAAACTGATAAAATGGAATTGAACTGTTCTGTAAGGCTTAACTTCTTTGTTGATTTTATCTGGACCCATATCTTCTCTGCCTGATCAATGGAACCAACCTTTCCAAATGCTTCTATTGCTAGTGTGAAGCTTTTTGATCGAATATGAGGGAGGTCTTGCATGATCTCCCATGTCCTCTTTAGCTCCTTTTCCTTCCCAAGGTATCCATACAAGATAAGAAGAATTTCCAGCGTGGACCAATTAGTACCTGTCATGGAATTCTCAATGGCTTCTACATATGTGTGGCAAACAGTATATAGCCTTGcaacagcatgtgcaatagctagAATGCCATAAGTGATCTCATTGGGCTCAATCTTTGCTCTTTTCATATCATTGAACACCCTGGCTAGCCCGTAGATGTTGTGTTCATTGGCTTGTATTTTCAACAGGATGTTGTAGGTTGACGTGTGAGGGATCACACGGTCAGCTTTCATCTGAGAAAGGATCTTGGATATAGTTTTCCTGCGACTGGGTGATGAGTGAAGGATGGTGAGGCGGTTGTAAACATACGGCGAGATCGGCAGGGACAATTCTCTAATCTTCCTCATGTAAGCGTATGAATGCTTAATGAGATCCAGATCCAAAGCAGCCATGACAAGGTTGTTGTAGAGGAGCTCTTTCTGGTATTCCTGAGGCACGCGAAGGAAGAGGCTTTCGGCTTCAGAAATGCCATGGACTTTAGCTGTGAACTCCAGCAGATACGAGTAATCAAGCTCACTCAGCTTGTAGGGCCTCTCTCTCACAATCCATTCCATGACCTGTgggggaaaaaaaggaaaaaaaaaactgtcaTATCCTGAGCAAATACTAGAAGGCAAGGACTAGGGGATCTTATGTCTATTTTAATTACCACTGCTCGGCACATTGTTCAAGCACAAATAAAGAGAAGCTAGTTCTATGGTGATGAGTAGGGCCTAGTGATGAGCTAACTAGAAGGTGGAAGTGAACTAGTACCATTCAAATAAGCTTTCCACCACATTTGTGAACAAGTACAGAGATCAACAGTTCAGCACAATACAAGAGCACTAACAGAAGGGAGAGCAAAGAAACATGGAAATTTCATGTCACTGCACAGCTCAACTCGCGTCAATCACCAAGGAAAGCTCTCATGAACTGGCAGAGGCGAAGTGGGGAAAAGGGGGCACCTGCAGGGCGGTGCGGTGTAGACGGTGTCGTCGGAGGCGGTTGATGGAGTAGAATACGTGGCCGCGGTGCACGGCGCGGCCGTCGGCCATCCAGCCCCGCATGGCCGCGCCAACCGACGCCGCCCGCTCCACCTGCCGCGCCAGCGAGCCCTCCTGCCCTGGCTCGTTGCGGGGCCCCTCCGCCCCAAGATGAGGAGGAGGCGCGGTGGCGTTGCTTCCGGAGCTGGTGAAGAATCCTGCGGCGGGGACGGGGAGCGGCGGCCGCCGGTACCGGAGCAGCAGCATCACGGCTTCGCAGAGGCGGCGGCCCCAGTACGGCAGGGTGGGGCGCCTGTCTCGCCTAACGCCGAGCGCCCGAGTCGTGGCCCAACTTCGATCGGTCGAGGAGCCCATCATCAGCCCAAGTTCCCAACACAACAACATAGCCCATCAACCCACCCGGCCCTCTCACACTCTGTCGCTCGTTGCGCCGCTCGCACAGTCGCACTGGCATCAGGGCGCTGCTCCGCCGCCGGCCCGCCCCTAGACGCTGCAAGCCTGCAAGCTGCACCGCCGCGTGGTGGCTGCCGGCGTGGGTCCCGCCGACCGGCCGTCGCGCGCCATCCTCGTCGGGTCGGGACACTGGGAGATGGCCACGCCGGCGGTCAGCATCATCCACGGCAGCAACGACGCCATCCATGACTTGTATGGATTTACCAAGGCCATGTACGAGGTTCGTCCGCTAGCTCGATGCCCCCTCCCAACCATGCTCCCCCCTCCCCCCGCAGTGAATCCGTTTTTTATTGAGTGAACCCCCACTGAATCCGTTGGGACGGGGAGGCTCTCGTTTGAGATGAGCCAGCGCGTCGAAATTGAGGTTTACATAGGCAACAATGGAACTCGTTTGGATTTATGCGAGTTCTTGTCTTCCTCTGCGTTTGGGAAAAGATCAAAACTGGAAGTTTCGCCATTCCTATAGAACAGCTAATGGCAGTTGATTTTATGGTTTTATTAATTGATTGTTACAGTTTGTTGTTAGTGGTATGTCTTGTCATGGTTGTGTACTGTTCTTATATGTATTATCACATATAATCTTATATTATACATTAACCGATATGTTCTTTAAATTTATAAGTTTGTTAGATCTTGGACAGTTAGATCTTGGTTACCTGGTGCATGTTGAATCAGTGAATTATATTAAGGTGCTCCTGTTTTGATCATCTCGGAACCCTTTGATGTATTGCAGCGCATGGTCGTCCGGCTCGACGAAGTGTTCTCGGCATAGTGGTGTTGTTCTGGCGTCATGATCTCGGCCGGTTTCTACTCGTGGTAAGGTAGAAAGGCCACAATTTCTATTGCTCATTCTATTGTGTGCTTGCTCTCTAGGATGCTCCTCATCTCTATATTGTGCTCATTTATATATCTCTCTCTACTCATCGTGCAGTGAGCTGAGGCTTGTGAGATGACGGTTTGGTCAGTTGGGCAGAGTAGAACCCGGGGCCAAGCCTGCGGGTATGGATAGGCCAAGCCTCACAAGTGACACTTATTTGTTTGTGGTCGGTGTTAGGGGGAGCAATGGTTTTTTGCAGTTGACTCTCAGTGACCGAGGGAGTTATTTGCAGTGCCTATAGTTTCTGTCAGTGTGCTCTTGTGTTAGTGGATCTCTCTCATGATGGCTGGGACCAAGACTTTAGGCCCTCATCCAAAGGGCGATGATGGTGACAGGCCACCTCGTCCTCCTAGACAGGACAAGGGCAAGACAGTGGAGCAGCCGCGTCAGAAGAAGCAGAAGCACCCCGACAGACAGACACAACAGTCTATTGAGGTTGCAGCAACAACAAAGGCCGCAAAGTGTGGAGGCAACAATGGTGCTCTCAGGATTGGTGGCTCTGGACCGCACTCTACTCAGCCACTCCGTCGGTCTCCTCGTGGACGCGCATTCGTTTACCCGACAGAGCCTCAGCAGCAGCCGGAGCCTGGCTTAGGCAGCAGGTCGCATCACAGAGCGCGGGACGACTCAGATGTCCCACCTACAGAGGCAGAGGAGGAGAGCAGGTCGCGCTGTAGAGGGCAGGACGATGCAGAGGTCCCACCTACAGAGGAGGATGGTCTGCCACCTTGCCACGTCGACCTCCGTGGTGCTTCAACTAGCAGAGTCAAGCGATACCGTCTTGCCTCACTTGACCAGTGGTTCCCCGAGCAGCGGGATGTCAGGGCAGGTGATAGCTTTTACACTACTCTCCAGGCCTCTTTCTTCAGGACCTTTGAGTCAGAGAGGATAGCATTGCGCTCTCACAGGCTCTTGCAGTTGGGTTTCTTGAGAGCTGCAGCTGGTTCAGAGGAGATACAACAACACATTGAGTACCTGCCTGGCTTAGAGGCGCTTGTGACAAGACCAGGGCTGTACGTGGAGGAGTGGGTCAAGATTTTCTACTCTACAGTTTGGATTGACCCTGACCACAAGTTCATACAGTTTATGTTCAGAGGGGAGGTTTACAGACTTTTGACTCAAGAGATCCGAGAGACTTTCAGCTTTGCTCAGTCAGAGACTAGGATCCACAGTTTGTGCTACGGTACAATAGACCCCCCGAGACGCCCTCACGGCGGAGTGTGTCCACCAGCAACTCATGTGGCAGCTCTGTTCCGCCCACCGTTCGGACCTGAGTCCCGTCGTACTCCAGATGACTTGACTCCAGTGGGTCGGGTCCTGAACGCAGCGATGAGGATGACTCTACTTCCTAGGGTTGGCTTCAAAGAGGCGTTGACCAACATACAACAATGGCTTCTTGGTGCTCTTGCCTCTCACACCGTCTTCGATGTGGCAGACTTTCTATTGTGTGAGATTGAGGATGCGATCTCCGACGGTTTTCGTATGAGACGTCAGCTGCCCTACGCTCACTACTTGTCACACATGTTCGTGCAAATGATTCAGCACCCGAGGCACGTTAACACCCTTCAGGCATCTTCTCAGCATTTTGGAGTTTACAGACCTACTCACACTGGCGACGCTCGCCGTGGCAGCAGGGTTCTCAGAAAGGTTCGCAGAGGCTTGTCAGCtgaggagag encodes:
- the LOC136476426 gene encoding uncharacterized protein, whose translation is MMAGTKTLGPHPKGDDGDRPPRPPRQDKGKTVEQPRQKKQKHPDRQTQQSIEVAATTKAAKCGGNNGALRIGGSGPHSTQPLRRSPRGRAFVYPTEPQQQPEPGLGSRSHHRARDDSDVPPTEAEEESRSRCRGQDDAEVPPTEEDGLPPCHVDLRGASTSRVKRYRLASLDQWFPEQRDVRAGDSFYTTLQASFFRTFESERIALRSHRLLQLGFLRAAAGSEEIQQHIEYLPGLEALVTRPGLYVEEWVKIFYSTVWIDPDHKFIQFMFRGEVYRLLTQEIRETFSFAQSETRIHSLCYGTIDPPRRPHGGVCPPATHVAALFRPPFGPESRRTPDDLTPVGRVLNAAMRMTLLPRVGFKEALTNIQQWLLGALASHTVFDVADFLLCEIEDAISDGFRMRRQLPYAHYLSHMFVQMIQHPRHVNTLQASSQHFGVYRPTHTGDARRGSRVLRKVRRGLSAEEREEQEEQDEAIRQYEHEDLAHLFSEDLPSSDSSDDDFRVPSPPLPPRAHDAEAGGSGSGNAQAGGSGSAADTSRDQWIREMFERQQQAHERQLQAQAAAHEQMMALISGLSARQDQFQAQLAQERQTTQCLLQHLLGQSSLVPPVQQAPTAPLQTPVVPALQSGGLLGQGGFVQQQFVSPLTEFPCAFTTPGSGVPQGFAGLSQSAPAASAGQTKSVLASTSAATASCSLSATFNETIGLPTSSATAKAPVTASGALESASMETVPSSVGSSQQ